Proteins encoded together in one Deinococcus irradiatisoli window:
- a CDS encoding GNAT family N-acetyltransferase, whose amino-acid sequence MHLLDDPVLAALTGPQKSFAEVRGPLHSYPADVAPFSAFEGPAAGLAGALAQFRRPVVLFRPQPEPAPPGWSLRPTSEAVQMLLEDESQLDPSPTTFTALTLAQAAEASALIRLTQPGPFEARTMQLGRYIGVRSGGELVAMAGERLRPPGFVEISAVCTHPAARGQGLAGGLVSVLAREALARGERPFLHVMTGNLAARRVYGRLGFAERAPMVVSVWVPDGA is encoded by the coding sequence ATGCATCTCCTCGACGATCCGGTGCTGGCCGCCCTGACCGGTCCGCAGAAAAGTTTTGCCGAAGTGCGCGGGCCGCTGCACTCCTATCCGGCCGACGTCGCGCCGTTTTCCGCTTTCGAGGGGCCGGCGGCCGGACTCGCCGGCGCACTCGCACAGTTCCGGCGGCCGGTGGTGTTGTTTCGCCCGCAACCCGAACCTGCGCCGCCGGGCTGGTCGCTGCGCCCTACCAGTGAAGCCGTGCAGATGCTGCTGGAAGATGAATCGCAGCTGGACCCTTCCCCCACCACCTTCACCGCATTGACATTGGCGCAAGCCGCCGAAGCCTCGGCCCTGATCCGGCTCACCCAGCCCGGCCCGTTCGAAGCGCGGACCATGCAGCTCGGCCGATACATCGGGGTGCGCTCAGGCGGTGAGTTGGTGGCGATGGCCGGTGAGCGCCTCCGGCCGCCCGGCTTCGTGGAGATCAGCGCGGTGTGTACCCACCCGGCGGCGCGGGGGCAGGGCCTGGCGGGCGGTTTGGTGAGCGTTCTGGCGCGGGAAGCGCTGGCCCGGGGTGAGCGGCCCTTCCTGCATGTCATGACGGGCAACCTGGCAGCGCGGCGGGTGTACGGACGTCTGGGCTTCGCGGAGCGGGCGCCGATGGTCGTGTCGGTGTGGGTGCCGGACGGGGCTTGA
- a CDS encoding NAD(P)H-binding protein, which translates to MSRPRILVMTAAGKTGSLIAAQLLAEGFPVTAFVRREDARSARLRGLGAEVVAGSQSDLRDLRRAMSGVRRAYFNTPLEPGALRAAAAFATVARETRLEALVVMSQWLASPTHPSVHTRETWLADRLFAALPGTAVTTLNPGFFADNDFASLAFAAQFGVLMLPYGQGRNAPPSNEDLARVAAEILARPEAHAGRTYRPTGPVLRSPTELAAALSTVLGRRVRYLDTPLRLFSKVARGMGQPDFVTAQYEQYAREYQRGTFALGAPTSVVRDITGRDAEDFPQIARRYVQAPEAQRRLGTQVRLLLRAAVWMGRPAGSAALHLALGDFAAARPSLSADSAEWTGEHPPIRPVLLAGD; encoded by the coding sequence GTGAGCCGGCCACGCATTCTGGTGATGACCGCGGCCGGCAAGACCGGCTCGCTGATCGCCGCGCAACTGCTCGCCGAGGGCTTTCCCGTCACCGCCTTCGTGCGCCGCGAGGACGCCCGCAGCGCCCGGTTGCGCGGGCTGGGGGCCGAGGTGGTCGCCGGCTCGCAGAGTGATCTGCGCGACCTGCGCCGGGCCATGTCGGGCGTGCGCCGGGCCTACTTCAACACGCCGCTGGAACCCGGCGCGCTGCGGGCCGCCGCGGCTTTTGCGACGGTGGCGCGCGAAACGAGGCTCGAAGCGCTGGTGGTGATGAGTCAGTGGCTCGCCAGCCCCACGCATCCCTCGGTACATACCCGCGAGACCTGGCTGGCCGACCGGCTGTTCGCGGCCCTGCCCGGCACCGCCGTGACCACGCTCAACCCCGGATTCTTCGCCGACAACGACTTTGCCAGCCTGGCCTTCGCCGCGCAGTTCGGGGTGCTGATGTTGCCCTACGGCCAGGGCCGCAACGCGCCGCCCTCAAACGAAGACCTGGCGCGGGTCGCCGCCGAGATTCTGGCCCGCCCGGAAGCGCACGCGGGCCGGACCTACCGCCCCACCGGCCCGGTGCTGCGCTCCCCCACCGAGCTGGCCGCCGCGTTGTCGACGGTGCTGGGCCGCCGGGTGCGCTACCTCGACACGCCGCTGCGCCTCTTCTCGAAAGTCGCCCGGGGCATGGGGCAGCCGGACTTCGTGACCGCGCAGTACGAGCAGTACGCCCGCGAGTACCAGCGCGGCACCTTCGCCCTGGGCGCGCCGACGAGCGTGGTGCGCGACATCACCGGCCGGGACGCCGAGGACTTTCCCCAGATCGCCCGGCGCTATGTCCAGGCGCCGGAAGCGCAGCGCCGCCTGGGCACGCAGGTGCGCTTGCTGCTGCGCGCCGCCGTCTGGATGGGGCGGCCGGCCGGCAGCGCCGCACTCCACCTGGCCCTGGGCGATTTTGCCGCCGCCCGACCGAGCCTCAGCGCCGACTCGGCCGAGTGGACCGGCGAGCATCCGCCCATTCGTCCGGTGCTTCTTGCGGGAGACTGA
- a CDS encoding carbonic anhydrase: MSAAETFQRRNAEFAQQAFEPRLSILPSLNTMILACVDPRVDPVFVLGLKPGESAVIRNVGGRLTPGALQELALLRQVAAARGARPGRFDLIVLHHTDCGITSLESQSGALAAYLGVSEDGLPGKMVGDPRAAVAVDVALLRRSPQLPPGWVVSGLVYDVATGEVEVVVPPLPGLLGAAPEARP; this comes from the coding sequence ATGAGTGCCGCCGAAACCTTCCAGCGCCGCAACGCCGAGTTCGCCCAGCAGGCTTTCGAGCCCCGCCTCTCGATTCTGCCGAGCCTGAACACCATGATTCTCGCCTGCGTCGATCCCCGGGTCGATCCGGTGTTCGTCCTGGGCCTGAAGCCCGGCGAGAGCGCCGTGATTCGCAACGTCGGCGGGCGCCTGACCCCCGGCGCCCTGCAGGAACTGGCGCTGCTGCGTCAGGTGGCGGCCGCACGCGGCGCCCGGCCGGGCCGCTTCGATCTGATCGTCCTGCACCACACCGACTGCGGCATCACGTCGCTCGAAAGCCAGTCGGGGGCGCTGGCCGCTTACCTCGGCGTCAGCGAGGACGGGCTGCCCGGTAAGATGGTCGGCGATCCGAGGGCGGCGGTGGCCGTGGACGTCGCCCTGCTTCGCCGCAGTCCGCAGCTACCGCCGGGCTGGGTGGTGTCGGGCCTGGTCTACGATGTCGCGACCGGCGAGGTCGAGGTCGTCGTGCCGCCGCTTCCGGGGCTGCTGGGCGCCGCGCCGGAGGCCCGGCCGTGA
- a CDS encoding MerR family transcriptional regulator, whose protein sequence is MYKIGEFSVIAQVSARLLRYYEEIGLFSPQVTDEVSGYRYYSAAQLPHLNRILAARELGFTLEQIARLVDQDLSTDELRGMLTLRKAQIEQAVQSEAERLRVVESRLRQLDDAAQGVAPDVVLKAVPAQGFFSVREVLPDLTAVRRLVQTLRRAVPAAAHGLKLGPLTLVIHAPAFEPGGLDFEVGYPVSGPVPGSVKLSGERTLEYARLPDIPLAATLVHVGPTSDTHRAYGALAGWLETHGWQVLGPGRQVMMRLPTDGPDSEAVVEVQLPVRRAAPA, encoded by the coding sequence GTGTACAAAATCGGCGAGTTCTCGGTGATCGCTCAGGTCTCGGCGCGGCTGCTGCGGTACTACGAGGAAATCGGCCTGTTCAGCCCGCAGGTCACCGACGAAGTGTCGGGCTACCGCTACTACAGCGCTGCCCAGCTGCCGCACCTCAACCGCATCCTGGCTGCCCGGGAACTCGGCTTTACCCTGGAACAGATCGCCCGCCTGGTCGATCAGGACCTCTCGACCGACGAACTGCGCGGCATGCTCACGCTTCGTAAAGCACAAATCGAGCAGGCGGTGCAGAGCGAGGCCGAACGTCTGCGCGTCGTGGAATCGCGCCTACGGCAGCTTGACGACGCAGCGCAGGGGGTGGCGCCGGATGTCGTTCTCAAGGCGGTGCCGGCGCAGGGGTTTTTCTCGGTGCGGGAAGTGCTGCCCGACCTCACGGCGGTGCGGCGGCTGGTGCAAACGCTGCGCCGGGCTGTTCCGGCCGCCGCCCACGGCCTCAAGCTCGGCCCCCTCACCCTGGTCATTCATGCCCCCGCCTTCGAGCCGGGCGGCCTGGACTTCGAAGTCGGCTACCCGGTCAGCGGCCCCGTGCCCGGCAGCGTGAAGCTGAGCGGGGAGCGCACCCTGGAGTACGCCAGACTGCCGGACATTCCCCTGGCCGCGACCCTGGTCCACGTCGGCCCCACCAGCGACACGCACCGCGCCTACGGCGCTTTGGCGGGCTGGCTCGAAACGCACGGCTGGCAGGTGCTCGGGCCGGGCCGACAGGTGATGATGCGCCTGCCGACGGACGGCCCGGACAGCGAAGCGGTGGTGGAAGTCCAGCTGCCGGTGCGCCGCGCGGCGCCGGCCTGA
- a CDS encoding thymidine kinase has translation MLKSPYSGGHLEVIVGPMFSGKSEELIRRVNRSVIARQRAVVFKPAIDNRYHVTRVASHSGQSAEAVAIDTTANARAYLSGEGGLFGLPTDLPDVVAFDEAQFFDAGLVPLALELADQGARVILAGLDLDFRGEPFGVMPELLSRAESVEKLTAICMVCGAPATRTQRLIGGEPARFDDPVVLVGAQEAYEARCRVHHQVKYD, from the coding sequence ATGCTCAAATCTCCCTACTCCGGCGGTCACCTCGAAGTGATCGTCGGGCCGATGTTCAGCGGCAAATCCGAGGAACTCATCCGCCGCGTCAACCGCTCGGTAATCGCCCGGCAGCGGGCGGTGGTGTTCAAGCCGGCCATCGACAACCGCTACCACGTCACCCGCGTCGCCAGCCACTCGGGGCAGAGCGCCGAGGCGGTGGCGATCGACACCACCGCGAATGCCCGCGCTTACCTCAGCGGTGAGGGTGGGCTGTTCGGCCTGCCCACCGATCTGCCGGACGTGGTGGCCTTCGACGAGGCGCAGTTCTTCGACGCGGGACTCGTGCCGCTGGCCCTCGAACTCGCCGACCAGGGCGCGCGGGTAATTCTGGCGGGCCTGGACCTCGATTTCCGGGGCGAGCCGTTCGGCGTGATGCCCGAACTGCTCTCGCGGGCCGAGAGCGTGGAGAAGCTGACGGCCATCTGCATGGTGTGCGGCGCGCCGGCCACCCGCACCCAGCGCCTCATCGGCGGGGAGCCGGCCCGCTTCGACGATCCGGTGGTGCTGGTGGGCGCCCAGGAAGCCTACGAAGCGCGCTGCCGGGTGCACCATCAGGTCAAGTACGATTAG
- the recO gene encoding DNA repair protein RecO, producing MRSRSANRSGIVMRRRVTPAGDIIVTLLTPQGKIKAIARGGVRGSQASRLNLFHHVGVQLYQTPQADLATVQQSVLEGALPRLSEPERHPYAHLLSELADALFQEGEFSEQAFELYAGALRGVSHHPDPEWVTLVMSYKLLSLAGFAPRSRQCARCAAPDPAHPDPLGGQLLCGACSSQPPHPAERLEFLREVPRRSVRALMDQPLPAEQRPGVWRSLERFVTVQIGGVQSWRSLASSLGGEVVSA from the coding sequence GTGAGATCGCGCAGCGCCAACCGCAGCGGCATCGTGATGCGCCGCCGGGTCACGCCGGCCGGCGACATCATCGTCACGCTGCTGACCCCGCAGGGCAAAATCAAGGCGATCGCGCGCGGCGGCGTGCGCGGATCGCAGGCCAGCCGCCTGAACCTGTTTCACCACGTCGGGGTGCAGCTCTACCAGACCCCGCAGGCCGACCTCGCCACGGTGCAGCAGAGCGTGCTGGAGGGAGCCCTGCCGCGCCTGTCGGAACCCGAGCGCCACCCCTACGCCCACCTGCTCTCCGAGCTGGCCGACGCCCTGTTTCAGGAAGGCGAGTTTTCCGAGCAGGCCTTCGAGCTGTATGCCGGGGCGCTGCGCGGCGTGTCACACCACCCCGACCCGGAGTGGGTGACCCTGGTGATGAGTTACAAACTGCTCTCGCTGGCGGGGTTCGCCCCGCGCAGCCGCCAGTGCGCCCGCTGCGCGGCGCCCGACCCGGCCCACCCCGATCCGCTGGGGGGGCAGCTGCTGTGCGGGGCGTGCTCGAGCCAGCCACCGCACCCGGCCGAGCGCCTAGAATTCCTGCGCGAAGTGCCGCGCCGCAGCGTCCGGGCGCTGATGGACCAGCCGCTGCCCGCCGAGCAGCGTCCCGGCGTGTGGCGCAGCCTGGAGCGCTTCGTGACGGTGCAGATCGGCGGGGTGCAGAGCTGGCGCTCGCTGGCGAGCAGCCTGGGCGGTGAAGTGGTCAGCGCCTGA
- a CDS encoding GntR family transcriptional regulator, translating into MVPPDAKGPAFERPTLVREGVYLHLREAILGGEFLPGERLGEVELGARLGVSRTPIREALMRLTQDGLIDTEANKGVRVRRLDVREVGETYVVREELDGLAASLAAQHHTPADAQALRAALSQLDQAADQAAPGDYRQQTLLDLAFHRTIVEAAHNAVLRSLTRDLEVRVSLIKHQTRSYNAYLHTHDQHAAILDAVLSRDVPSAREAARQHVRTFAALVMGDLQRPLKSPGGSP; encoded by the coding sequence ATGGTCCCTCCCGATGCCAAAGGCCCGGCGTTCGAGCGCCCCACGCTGGTGCGCGAGGGAGTATACCTGCACCTGCGCGAAGCGATTCTGGGCGGCGAGTTTCTGCCGGGTGAGCGGCTGGGCGAAGTCGAGCTGGGCGCCCGGCTGGGGGTGAGCCGCACGCCGATCCGCGAAGCGCTGATGCGCCTCACCCAGGACGGCCTGATCGACACCGAGGCCAACAAGGGCGTGCGAGTGCGGCGGCTCGATGTGCGCGAGGTCGGCGAGACCTACGTGGTGCGCGAAGAGCTCGACGGGCTGGCGGCGTCGCTGGCGGCCCAGCACCATACCCCCGCCGACGCCCAGGCGTTGCGGGCGGCGCTCTCGCAACTCGACCAGGCAGCAGATCAGGCCGCGCCGGGCGATTACCGCCAGCAGACCCTGCTCGATCTGGCTTTTCACCGCACCATCGTCGAGGCGGCGCACAACGCGGTGCTGCGTTCGCTGACCCGCGACCTGGAAGTGCGGGTATCGCTCATCAAGCACCAGACCCGCAGCTACAACGCTTACCTGCATACCCACGACCAGCACGCCGCCATTCTGGACGCGGTGCTCTCCCGCGACGTGCCCAGCGCGCGTGAAGCGGCCCGGCAGCACGTCCGCACCTTCGCCGCGCTGGTCATGGGTGACCTTCAACGCCCCCTCAAGTCCCCAGGAGGAAGTCCGTGA
- a CDS encoding proline dehydrogenase family protein, with product MIDQIYRKTVLTVAGNKSVEALMRSRGWSLAQRFVAGEQASDVIGAVQELQKDGIGGILDLLGEFVDSVETANAFAEQILALMDQAAAAGIKPYVSVKLSGIGQGMTVDGQDLGLTNARRLLTKAAQYGGFLALDMEDHPRVDVTLAQFRTLVEEFGHAVVGTVLQSYLYRTEADLQALGDLRPNLRIVKGAYLEPPSVAMPDKADVDASYRKLVYANLKAGHYTNVATHDESIIDDVKMFVLSHGIPRSQFEFQLLYGVRRDLQKKLAAEGYTVRAYIPYGRDWYAYFSRRIAERPGNALFVLRGLLKG from the coding sequence GTGATCGACCAGATCTACCGCAAAACCGTGCTGACCGTGGCTGGCAACAAATCCGTCGAGGCGCTGATGCGCTCGCGCGGCTGGAGCCTGGCCCAGCGCTTCGTGGCCGGCGAGCAGGCCAGCGACGTGATCGGAGCGGTGCAGGAACTGCAAAAAGACGGTATCGGCGGCATTCTCGATCTGCTCGGCGAGTTCGTCGACAGCGTCGAGACCGCCAACGCCTTTGCCGAGCAGATTCTCGCTTTGATGGACCAGGCCGCCGCCGCCGGGATCAAGCCTTATGTCAGCGTCAAGCTCTCGGGCATCGGCCAGGGCATGACGGTGGACGGCCAGGACCTGGGCCTCACCAACGCCCGCCGCCTGCTGACCAAAGCGGCGCAGTACGGCGGTTTCCTGGCGCTGGACATGGAAGACCATCCCCGGGTGGACGTCACGCTGGCGCAGTTCCGGACCCTGGTAGAGGAGTTCGGGCACGCGGTGGTGGGCACGGTGCTGCAAAGCTACCTCTACCGCACCGAGGCTGACCTTCAGGCGCTCGGCGACCTCAGGCCCAACCTGCGCATCGTCAAGGGCGCCTATCTGGAGCCGCCCAGCGTCGCCATGCCGGACAAGGCCGACGTGGACGCCAGTTACCGCAAGCTGGTCTACGCCAACCTCAAGGCCGGCCATTACACCAACGTCGCCACCCACGACGAGAGCATCATCGACGACGTGAAGATGTTCGTGCTCTCGCACGGTATCCCCCGCAGTCAGTTCGAATTCCAGCTGCTCTACGGCGTGCGGCGCGACCTGCAAAAGAAGCTGGCCGCCGAGGGCTACACCGTCCGCGCCTACATTCCCTACGGCCGCGACTGGTACGCCTACTTCTCGCGCCGCATCGCCGAGCGGCCCGGCAACGCGCTGTTCGTGCTGCGCGGCCTGCTCAAGGGCTGA